A window of the Dioscorea cayenensis subsp. rotundata cultivar TDr96_F1 chromosome 14, TDr96_F1_v2_PseudoChromosome.rev07_lg8_w22 25.fasta, whole genome shotgun sequence genome harbors these coding sequences:
- the LOC120275297 gene encoding E3 ubiquitin-protein ligase RING1 isoform X1, whose amino-acid sequence MSGYYYPDLSFTCLAYVRDPGFRSQNNSYDDEHTRVPLSIYPSRPQEDMFSPWRLFEERVRTGPYNLSRFPSQPFSPVRILVYDNTNERVNPRLRQFIQDSPPHIQGEWHLPSSTQESGLTNEEFKKAMKKVRKQVYNPPYPRKKAWKRSLFNNKTSSNTTNNNSGDEEKDEGKTTCVICLESFEPNEQVLVTPCNHMFHHDCFVPWLKSQGKCPICRFSLCEGKDMALALSSNNSSAVNNDLNDLAADLAALIRAMEEAFNWVNLRRSV is encoded by the exons ATGAGTGGCTACTATTACCCTGACCTTAGTTTCACTTGTCTCGCTTATGTTAGAGATCCTGGTTTTCGCTCTCAGAACAATAGCTATGATGATGAACATACTCGTGTACCTTTGTCGATATACCCATCAAGGCCG CAGGAAGACATGTTTTCTCCATGGAGGCTTTTTGAAGAACGGGTCAGAACTGGACCTTATAATTTATCCCG TTTCCCTTCACAACCATTTTCTCCAGTAAGAATACTAGTCTATGACAACACAAATGAAAGAGTAAACCCAAGGCTAAGACAATTCATCCAAGACTCACCTCCACACATCCAAGGAGAATGGCATCTCCCCAGCTCTACTCAAGAATCTGGCTTAACAAATGAAGAATTCAAGAAGGCCATGAAGAAGGTAAGAAAACAAGTCTACAACCCTCCTTACCCAAGGAAAAAGGCATGGAAAAGAAGTCTTTTTAACAACAAGACCAGCAGTAATACTACTAACAATAACAgtggagatgaagaaaaagatgaaggtAAAACTACTTGTGTTATTTGCTTGGAGTCCTTTGAGCCAAATGAACAAGTTTTAGTGACCCCATGCAACCATATGTTCCACCATGACTGCTTTGTTCCTTGGTTGAAGAGCCAAGGCAAGTGTCCTATTTGTAGGTTCTCACTTTGTGAGGGGAAAGACATGGCATTGGCTCTTAGCAGTAACAATAGTAGTGCTGTTAATAATGATCTCAATGATTTGGCTGCGGACCTTGCTGCACTTATAAGAGCTATGGAAGAGGCTTTCAATTGGGTCAACCTTCGTCGCTCTGTCtga
- the LOC120275297 gene encoding E3 ubiquitin-protein ligase RING1 isoform X2 has translation MSGYYYPDLSFTCLAYVRDPGFRSQNNSYDDEHTRVPLSIYPSRPEDMFSPWRLFEERVRTGPYNLSRFPSQPFSPVRILVYDNTNERVNPRLRQFIQDSPPHIQGEWHLPSSTQESGLTNEEFKKAMKKVRKQVYNPPYPRKKAWKRSLFNNKTSSNTTNNNSGDEEKDEGKTTCVICLESFEPNEQVLVTPCNHMFHHDCFVPWLKSQGKCPICRFSLCEGKDMALALSSNNSSAVNNDLNDLAADLAALIRAMEEAFNWVNLRRSV, from the exons ATGAGTGGCTACTATTACCCTGACCTTAGTTTCACTTGTCTCGCTTATGTTAGAGATCCTGGTTTTCGCTCTCAGAACAATAGCTATGATGATGAACATACTCGTGTACCTTTGTCGATATACCCATCAAGGCCG GAAGACATGTTTTCTCCATGGAGGCTTTTTGAAGAACGGGTCAGAACTGGACCTTATAATTTATCCCG TTTCCCTTCACAACCATTTTCTCCAGTAAGAATACTAGTCTATGACAACACAAATGAAAGAGTAAACCCAAGGCTAAGACAATTCATCCAAGACTCACCTCCACACATCCAAGGAGAATGGCATCTCCCCAGCTCTACTCAAGAATCTGGCTTAACAAATGAAGAATTCAAGAAGGCCATGAAGAAGGTAAGAAAACAAGTCTACAACCCTCCTTACCCAAGGAAAAAGGCATGGAAAAGAAGTCTTTTTAACAACAAGACCAGCAGTAATACTACTAACAATAACAgtggagatgaagaaaaagatgaaggtAAAACTACTTGTGTTATTTGCTTGGAGTCCTTTGAGCCAAATGAACAAGTTTTAGTGACCCCATGCAACCATATGTTCCACCATGACTGCTTTGTTCCTTGGTTGAAGAGCCAAGGCAAGTGTCCTATTTGTAGGTTCTCACTTTGTGAGGGGAAAGACATGGCATTGGCTCTTAGCAGTAACAATAGTAGTGCTGTTAATAATGATCTCAATGATTTGGCTGCGGACCTTGCTGCACTTATAAGAGCTATGGAAGAGGCTTTCAATTGGGTCAACCTTCGTCGCTCTGTCtga